Part of the Sorghum bicolor cultivar BTx623 chromosome 1, Sorghum_bicolor_NCBIv3, whole genome shotgun sequence genome, AGTGGGCAAAAGATGATAGCTCACCGGTATCCTTTGCCAAAGAAGCTCTTTTATCTTTCTCAACATTAACCTACAGATCAAATGAATCAAAAAAaggaaatacaaataaaaaatagaagTATAAGTAATACCTGAGAATCATGGGGTTCATGAATTGCATTGACATTTTTTGATGCACTAGCCATAACAGGAGAAACAGTGGGAGGATCAGAAGAACTCTCATAATCAGCAAACTCCTTCAAAACCTTAATAACTAATTCCTCTGAATTTTGCTTAAATGAATAGACATGATTCATCAATTTGGAAAACATTGTCTTCAATTCAACAGGAAGAGCACCAAGAGATACCAAATCAATGGGAATAGAAGGAAGACAACTATTGCAATGATCTTCAATCACTTCCAACAAACTAGCCTTCAAACTGTCAGGCACATGACAACCAcaagcttcttcaagcttagtcaAGAACTCAGCACCATCAGAAAATTCAGCTCCTGATTCTTGATGAGAATGCAAAGCCTACCaaacaaaaaacaaataaatcaataaatatATAAAGACAAACATAACAAAAAATGGAAATATGACCAAAAATTACCTTATGATAGCATGTCTTTTCAAAATCAAGAAGAGGCCTCATTCCATAACCAGATGGAGTTTTTACATCAAGATCAGAAAAATCTTTGATCATATTCTGCTTCCAAACCGCAATTCGAGGAAAGGATTCAGATACATGACGATGAGAGAAGTCAACATGATCCAAATAAATAACCTACCAAAATACAATAAATAAGTTAACAAACAATAAACAAAACAATCTAAACATAAtgacaaaaaaaagaaatcaaAAATAAGAGAAACAAAACACAGAGAAAACAGATAACTTACAGCAAGATAGAACATACAtcctccaagagtaccagaactTTTCTGACCAACTTTCTTAactttgttaaaactcttaacACCATCAAGCAACCAACGCAAAACAAAACCTGACCAGTCAAAAGAACTCATATGCTCAAGGTCTTCAAAGATACCAAGGTAGCGAGGGCTTGGAACCAGATTAGAGTTGGGACAAAGAAAACAATGCAAAGCCACAACCAAAAAACATATCAGCACCAGATCATCagtaagatcatcagcagtCAGCTTATCAGCAAAGAAAGAAACTTGAGGCAAAGAAGTCTTATCAATCTTAGATAGAACAATAGCTCTGCCTGCTGAGTAATTGGAAGGAAAAGGAGTACCACTAACAGGAATACCAAGAACAAGATTCATAGATTTTGCAGTCAATGATATAACCTTCCCATTAACAATCAGATCTCCAGACTTAGACTCAATAAGAGAAGCCAACCACTTAGTAAACTTCTTAGGGACAAAGCACTTGTCAAAAAGCAGCAGTGAACCAAATCCATATCTCCTGATAACATCTTTCTTAGCTTCAGACATGGAAGTAATGACACTAGAAAATTCGCTGAGAGACTGCCTAGTGAACCCACCAGATGAATGGCTTGAAGATTTCTTTTTCTTGGACTATATTAACAAAAAAAggagaaataaataaaatatacagaactaaaaatttaaaaataaaattaagaaAAGAATCATACCTGAGATACCAAAGCCAGATACATTTTACGCTTTAAGGCTCTGATCCTGTTAAACtgaaacaacaacaaaaaatataaataaaaatatttaaaatgaattaaaacataggaaaataaataatagTATCTAAAAACGCTAATTCAAACAAGACTTAAACTGAgactaaaactaaaaaaattagaaaacaaAAGTTCAGTAAACAATTACAGAATAAGTGAGTCAAAAGATGGATAAATGAAGACTGACATAACTAAACTCTAACTGAGGACTACAACAGCAAAAGATGGGGAACAAACATATCAAAGGTAAACTGAAATACAAAACTACAACTAATAGGCAACAACTGAACCTAAGCATCACAATTATACAGATATAAAGCTAATATACAGGTAGCAGCAAAACACATACAATGAACAAAGAAGAAATTAGAAACAAGAAACCAAATAGAAACAAGAAAATATGATAGAAGGATACATACATCTTTCAAACACTCTTTATACAAAGTTTTGTTAAACCTTTGAGGACCTGAATCATCAGATGAAGAAtcctaaaaaaaaggaaaagaaaaaatagtTTAAGTacaaatatataaaataaatcaacAGAAACAAACAAATTAAATATATAACTTACCACAGAAAATAGCTCAACATCAGAACTTGATTTATTAAGAAAGGAATCATCATTAGCATATTGGGAACAGACCACATCATCACTCTGACTGCCTTCTAAATCAACAAATTCATCTTGAGAACAAACATCTTCAACTCGGCGCTTTTTTCGACCTCTAGTCTCCATCTACACATAAAGAAACATGTATCAggtaaaaagaaaagaacaaaaaaaacatGATATAAGACTATAATTTTTAAAAActgaaacttagaaaattaactaAAGTATCAGCTAAAGCTATGAAGCCTAATACAATTTGTACTTCAATTGAAGAAACTTAACCTAAATAACTAATCACCTAAATCTAAAAATGGATTATGCTTAACAAAATTGAAAGCTGATTCAACTAAAAACATATTCTATTAAACTAAACTACAACTAAATATAGGTTCTAATCACCTAAAACTGTAACATATTAAACTAAATTGATGTTGAATAATGCATAGAGCCATTGAACAAAACATTGAATAACATATAAATTGACAGAGGAAAAATTACCTTGTACCAGACGCTGAACAAATCTTCAGATGAATAGGGACACTGAAGAACATGACATCGTAGCTCCAAAATTACCGACAAAACCACAAACATTTACAAGGAAATTTGGTCAGATTAAAATATACACAAACACAAGCCACATCCGACacaaaaataacaaaactaACAACACAAATGAACGAACCCTAGCACCATGAACGAACCAAACTCCGCATGAGCAACAAACCTTGCACGAACAGATCAGACGCTGTCCAAATGgaagaaaatataataataCATGAGATTCAGGATGTATGTGTATGCGTACAACTTAAATAGATTAGATCCATTGAACTAATGAAGAAATCGAGATAGAAATCACACACCCTAGCGCACAATCCCTCGAtacacctcagtcaactccaaTCGCCTCTTCGAGATCGACTGACAGATGAGAAAAACAACACAAGAGATTCAAAATACAAGCAAAAAACTCAAATACCTCAGATCCATGAATCCAAGAGGAAGAATAGACAGACAAATCACGAACCCTAGTGCGGAATAGCCCAGAAGCCTCGCATCGCCTCGAGTCGCCCTCTCCAAGCTCCACTGACAGACAACTGAAACGTATCTAGGAAATGAAAGGAGCAGCGGACGTGAGGAGTCTGGTCCAAAACCAGAATATAAGGCGCGACACCCAAAAAATCGAATAGTAGGTGCCGACAAGATGGTCCCACATGTCAGACAAAGagcaaaataaaaaagaaagaacGACACAGATGACACACCGACGAATCGGACGGCTGCCCACGATCGAGTGACCGAAGCGATTAAATCGCTCGAGTGAGACACAGATTTAGCGTAAAAAAACTCTTCTACAGCTATCATCtagtaatatatatatttattaccTTTGATAAGCTGCTCTAGGTTGCAGACATCAGCCGAAGCATAGATTGCACGGCCATCACGAAGAGCATCGCCAAAGATCTCCTCCGTCTCTCCGGGGCCGAGTACAAGAGTAGGGGTGAGGTCAGTCACCCGGACGCGCCACTCACCGGAGCGGAGCAAGGCCGCCACCAGGTGCCTGGCCATGAATCCCCGGCCGCCGGTCACCGCGCACCACCTCGTCTCCCGGCGACCGCCATTATTGTCATCGTCGCACTGCGAGCCGATCTATCTTgctaagctagctagctagagaaCTGCAGCGGCTGCAGGACGcgcaccttgttgttgactcgCTCGTTGTATGTGTTCACGCATTAGTCCTTGCATATATGTATTTATAGTCACGGCAACGAACCCTGTCGTTAACGCGCCATCGTCTGAAGTTGTTGCACTGATCGCTTTTCAAACCACGTGTACAGCCTGTGTTTTGGGGCGACATATACCTCACAGTCAATAATGCACAATTACTTATATATGGAAGGATCTTTAAAAAGTCAGCAGATTCGATTTGGGTCATGCTACTGGCCAAATGTATGCGGTTTTTTCGATTCAGTCAATATACGTGTGGAACAGATTCTAAACTGATTGTGGTGGAAAGAAGCGAATAGACGGCACTAAACAGCGTGCTTTGTGCAAAGCTTCTTCTCCCTGCAATTCCTTGCACAAGGGAATTTACACGTGAACGCGGAAACATCACGGCGAGAGCATTGTTGGGGAAAATCACCTCGGCTTCATTATATCCATCCCCCCATGCCTCCCTTCTCCTCGTCAGCCCCCACACTCCTCTCCCTCGCTAGCCCCCACACCTTCCTTGGACTCGTTCTCCAGCTCGCCGGCCCCCGCGTCTCCCTTAGTTTCTCGGTCTCTGTCATCTAGCTCGCCAGCCTCGgtgtctccctctccctcctctcTTGCTTGAGCGCCGTCAACTATGCCTGCATTGTTATTCTAGCCCTCCTGTGGTTGTGCCCATAGATCTCCTCCTACAACATCCTCGTCCTTTATCCTTGATGTGACCAAGATGCGAGAGGCACCTGCAGACTAGATCCAACAAGGGGACACTGCGGTAGCGACAACATGGAGATACATAGTCGTCTCATCACCCCTAGCCTTGTCATCTTCTCCGTTGGTCCTCCCCCACCATGCATGTTGTTGCTGCTAGCCATCAAACCTCGTGGAGGAAGAGACTACCAAACGATTAGCTTTCTTCCATTTTACTTCTATGAAAATCTAGCTTGTCAAGAAATCTAGCTTGGAACTTTAGCGTGTGGAAACTAAGTTTTTCCAAAAAGGGCCTATTTATCTTCTTTCGGCATGTTCATTAGGTCTTTTATGTGGAACACATTCACCCTATTTCAAGTCATTAACTTTGCCAAGGGTTCTCACTTTtttcttagtttattttaagatTTAATGGCACGTGCATGGGTGATTGTATTCCTTTGGATTTGTTTTAGAATTTCATGGTGCTATTCTTGTAGTAACAGGCGATATACCCATCAACAGCAAGACAACTATGGTAATTTTTCAAAATCGAGATCTGTTAACTCAGTCTCTCCAAGGTTCTCATAGAATTAGAATTTATGTGTTTGAGCTTTGTAGGATGAGTGTGCATGAATGTTTGTATGGGTCTGCATCCATACTAGGCAAATCGAAAAAAGGTAAATTTAAAGCATGTTTTGATGGGGTATACAAAAATAATTGAGGGTACTTGAAACCTAAAATGTGTGTTTTTAGTATCACTATTACACGGTATCGATTTACACAGGAACAGACAAATAAGGATGCATTTGGATTCCTTGCCTAGCCTAGCTTTGCTTTGCTGAGCAAAGTTCAAACAACGTTTGGTTTCTTTGGTGGCTACCTCGGTTCTTGTGTGTCTTCGAGGTTTCTGCTTGCTTCTGCAGGGGAGCCAATATGTCTTGCCTTTGCTGGCAAGATTGGCTTTGCTAAGCCAGGCCAGGGGAGAAAACATGGCAAGACATCCAAACACGTCCTAAGATAATGTTATAGTGATACTAAACCAAACATGAGCTACAGTTAGAGGAGGCAGAGACGCTATCAACAAGACCTATGCCACGCCTAGAGCTCTGTGCACCGTGCGTACCCTCAGTGGTGCTATGGGTTGCTACACCCTACATAGCCTGGGTTGCTACACCCTACACAACCCCCATGTCATTGATAGACACCTCAATCATGCAGTCGATCAGGACCATGAGGATATATTGCACATGGCCCCCCATGACACACCAAAAGGGGAACAGCGAACAAAAGGAGAATGGTAGCTATGGCTCAACAAACCATGTCAACCTCTCGTGAGATAGCGGTGGTGCAGGATGGACGAGAAAAAACATGTCAAGTGAGGAAGGAAAACTGCATGGTGTGGGAGGCAAGGCCACCAGGTGGTTGACATGACCCTTGTCTTTATGTTCATACGAAGAATGCATACACCACTGTGGTTGGCAGGGAGAGGAATAGGCGTAAGACTAAACGAGGAAGGCAGTCGTTGAGTTGGGATTGGGGTGCACTTGCAGTTGTGGGGCTAACCCAAGGGAGACGAAGACAAGAGTCGTTGAGCCTGGTCTGCCTTCTCTATGTGCCTAGGTCGGATGGAGGGTAAGAATTTGGCCCAATGTCTAGGACTACTTTGAATTCAGCTAGAAATTTACATATGTTATAGAGGTATTTTGGATAACGTCTAGACCATGGCTCTATGCCCATATTCACCCCTACCAAGCAAGGCACAAAGCTATAACATGAAAGGAAATGCAAGAACTAACAAATGAACAAGAAAGTATTCATTAGTGAATATACACCTTCTCCAATCGATGGGTTTCAAGCTGAGCACAACTTTATGAGCCTCTCCCCACAAAGTAGCCCCACAGGAGGATGTCCTAGTCCTTCGTCGAGTTGTCTAGCTGCTAGAAATGACAAAAGTGTTCAATCTTCACTTGATGAATTCCAAGCCATTGATGAATTCCAAGCCAagaacaccaaatgcacactcccGACTCACAATCTTAACTTGGAATACCCTCAAACCCTCCACAAACTCACTTTATGTGTATACCACAACCATCCAAGAAACCTCAGAATGATCTAGAGAAATCACAGAAAGGACCAGGCTAACCCACTCTCTTTGCGCGCTCAATTTATTTGAGACTCTTTGCCACtaatttaggctttgtttagttcccaaaaaattttacaaaatttcatgtcatatcgaatcttgtgacacgtgcatggagtactaaatataaataaaagaaataactaattgcacagtttatctataatttgcgagacgaaacttttgagcctaattagtctataattagataatatttgtcaaatacaaacaaaagtgttatagtgtcattttgtaaaaaaaatttggaactaaataaggccttattcAAGCCACGACAAATTTATTCAGACCACAGTAGTAATAAAACTGTGACTTTACTTATTTCGTGACTTGTATGATAGTTGTTTTACATAAAAAAACATAACCTTTTCACATAATATCGGATTACTTTATATCAAAACCGTAGAGTTTAAAGAGATCTGCATCTTTATGGttgattattttttaattttaaatagtttataaGTCTAAATATTTAATATAAGTTCTCATATCAGATTTGATATGATTAAAAATGATATTGTATAGAGACAAAATCAACATTAAAGTTGTAATACCCGACGAGGTCTACAACTTTTTACCTAACAACTGCGCCTGATATTCGGATGACTCAAGCGCAGGGGAGACCGTGTGGGCCAATTGGGCCAGAGGCTATGTGGCTATTGTGGGCCTGCGGCCCACGGATGGATAGTTTGAGCTGATGACCTGTTGCGCTCACAAGCTGGTTCGTTACTGTAACGAGTTGAAATACTGGCTTAGCTCGAGCTGACTGCCTGACTCAAGTCACTAACGAAGCGAGTTCTACGAACTAGTACCTCccccgtcccaaaataaatacacAATACATGTCTTGCATCTTAAGAAGTCAAACATTCTCAAATCTAATTAGATTTTTTAGAAATAATATTaacatttatatctttaaatataATATATGTTTACTATAAAATTGTGATTGATCTAGCGTTGTTTGTTTACAATTAagcattaatatttttatttatatatttagtcaaacttacaaTTTATTGGATCCTCAAAAGGCGAAATGTAAACTTATTTGTGACGATAAGAATGGTTTTTTTTGGTTCAATGCGAGAGGGACGAAACAAGTGGAATTTGAATGATTTTGTTTTGCACTTAAGGCGGGTACAGTAAAGCCACGTTAGTGGTCGTAACGCCAAGATAGCTTAGCATATTCCGACGTGAGAGAGAGTACAGAGCAAAGAGAATAAGTTTGTCATTGCAGGCTACGCCGATCGCTTGCACTGTTCGTAGCTGTGGGTCCCGTTAGTGAGAGAAAAACAAGATAGAGAAAACAAACTGTTGGGCCCTATATAAATTTAAAGCTATGGCCATGTTTAtatccgaaatttttttggattttgacactgtagtactttcgtttttatttgacaaacattgtccaatcatgg contains:
- the LOC8080432 gene encoding uncharacterized protein LOC8080432 isoform X1, which encodes MFVVLSVILELRCHVLQCPYSSEDLFSVWYKMETRGRKKRRVEDVCSQDEFVDLEGSQSDDVVCSQYANDDSFLNKSSSDVELFSVDSSSDDSGPQRFNKTLYKECLKDFNRIRALKRKMYLALVSQSKKKKSSSHSSGGFTRQSLSEFSSVITSMSEAKKDVIRRYGFGSLLLFDKCFVPKKFTKWLASLIESKSGDLIVNGKVISLTAKSMNLVLGIPVSGTPFPSNYSAGRAIVLSKIDKTSLPQVSFFADKLTADDLTDDLVLICFLVVALHCFLCPNSNLVPSPRYLGIFEDLEHMSSFDWSGFVLRWLLDGVKSFNKVKKVGQKSSGTLGGCMFYLAVIYLDHVDFSHRHVSESFPRIAVWKQNMIKDFSDLDVKTPSGYGMRPLLDFEKTCYHKALHSHQESGAEFSDGAEFLTKLEEACGCHVPDSLKASLLEVIEDHCNSCLPSIPIDLVSLGALPVELKTMFSKLMNHVYSFKQNSEELVIKVLKEFADYESSSDPPTVSPVMASASKNVNAIHEPHDSQVNVEKDKRASLAKDTVVSPVSSPLGCQGVVGVAPSSSSKCVPSCLKKQIKFGSDVAPTQPYDPLPKSVQPCHLVGKSSSNSLPSHVVEDVIHVAIDHDSDVLAGAINSQDHLIPGQIVMQTLPFSDDESPHITPELSKKLPPISQLKSSSKAGSSVGLPINVSSPEVTIVGSRSLSQKLMSMGKKSEALYDSKLQSSRSGLVTPRPSVSKVHGYPSVIGNQFSRSSSKSDFKISESSTGGKVPLHGPRRVVKPSHYVSDEFEIQRVKFKVSKSQIMKYKAICNLAMSRNSGDDAILFGGVRCTFWALGESLKPGGFVINFVMAAFCYHLYSQPSGHLDVSKCHYFFSSISDQLLKDSDVANEDILNKAFTRTSKSRPLYCSNLLFFPCLYDEHWFVFVVDIKDRSFVFLDSYYGLQDEYQVEMRDKLISNFKFWWKKFGLIDMGFHGYTVSYHFVPKQAANNLSDSGIFAMMFLEHWKSPRSSIFTLFKESDIPNLRIKFANDLVFSAKNTGRKDLVTSYQFEDDQDV
- the LOC8080432 gene encoding uncharacterized protein LOC8080432 isoform X4, which produces METRGRKKRRVEDVCSQDEFVDLEGSQSDDVVCSQYANDDSFLNKSSSDVELFSVDSSSDDSGPQRFNKTLYKECLKDFNRIRALKRKMYLALVSQSKKKKSSSHSSGGFTRQSLSEFSSVITSMSEAKKDVIRRYGFGSLLLFDKCFVPKKFTKWLASLIESKSGDLIVNGKVISLTAKSMNLVLGIPVSGTPFPSNYSAGRAIVLSKIDKTSLPQVSFFADKLTADDLTDDLVLICFLVVALHCFLCPNSNLVPSPRYLGIFEDLEHMSSFDWSGFVLRWLLDGVKSFNKVKKVGQKSSGTLGGCMFYLAVIYLDHVDFSHRHVSESFPRIAVWKQNMIKDFSDLDVKTPSGYGMRPLLDFEKTCYHKALHSHQESGAEFSDGAEFLTKLEEACGCHVPDSLKASLLEVIEDHCNSCLPSIPIDLVSLGALPVELKTMFSKLMNHVYSFKQNSEELVIKVLKEFADYESSSDPPTVSPVMASASKNVNAIHEPHDSQVNVEKDKRASLAKDTVVSPVSSPLGCQGVVGVAPSSSSKCVPSCLKKQIKFGSDVAPTQPYDPLPKSVQPCHLVGKSSSNSLPSHVVEDVIHVAIDHDSDVLAGAINSQDHLIPGQIVMQTLPFSDDESPHITPELSKKLPPISQLKSSSKAGSSVGLPINVSSPEVTIVGSRSLSQKLMSMGKKSEALYDSKLQSSRSGLVTPRPSVSKVHGYPSVIGNQFSRSSSKSDFKISESSTGGKVPLHGPRRVVKPSHYVSDEFEIQRVKFKVSKSQIMKYKAICNLAMSRNSGDDAILFGGVRCTFWALGESLKPGGFVINFVMAAFCYHLYSQPSGHLDVSKCHYFFSSISDQLLKDSDVANEDILNKAFTRTSKSRPLYCSNLLFFPCLYDEHWFVFVVDIKDRSFVFLDSYYGLQDEYQVEMRDKLISNFKFWWKKFGLIDMGFHGYTVSYHFVPKQAANNLSDSGIFAMMFLEHWKSPRSSIFTLFKESDIPNLRIKFANDLVFSAKNTGRKDLVTSYQFEDDQDV
- the LOC8080432 gene encoding uncharacterized protein LOC8080432 isoform X3, encoding MFVVLSVILELRCHVLQCPYSSEDLFSVWYKMETRGRKKRRVEDVCSQDEFVDLEGSQSDDVVCSQYANDDSFLNKSSSDVELFSVDSSSDDSGPQRFNKTLYKECLKDFNRIRALKRKMYLALVSQSKKKKSSSHSSGGFTRQSLSEFSSVITSMSEAKKDVIRRYGFGSLLLFDKCFVPKKFTKWLASLIESKSGDLIVNGKVISLTAKSMNLVLGIPVSGTPFPSNYSAGRAIVLSKIDKTSLPQVSFFADKLTADDLTDDLVLICFLVVALHCFLCPNSNLVPSPRYLGIFEDLEHMSSFDWSGFVLRWLLDGVKSFNKVKKVGQKSSGTLGGCMFYLAVIYLDHVDFSHRHVSESFPRIAVWKQNMIKDFSDLDVKTPSGYGMRPLLDFEKTCYHKALHSHQESGAEFSDGAEFLTKLEEACGCHVPDSLKASLLEVIEDHCNSCLPSIPIDLVSLGALPVELKTMFSKLMNHVYSFKQNSEELVIKVLKEFADYESSSDPPTVSPVMASASKNVNAIHEPHDSQVNVEKDKRASLAKDTGVPSCLKKQIKFGSDVAPTQPYDPLPKSVQPCHLVGKSSSNSLPSHVVEDVIHVAIDHDSDVLAGAINSQDHLIPGQIVMQTLPFSDDESPHITPELSKKLPPISQLKSSSKAGSSVGLPINVSSPEVTIVGSRSLSQKLMSMGKKSEALYDSKLQSSRSGLVTPRPSVSKVHGYPSVIGNQFSRSSSKSDFKISESSTGGKVPLHGPRRVVKPSHYVSDEFEIQRVKFKVSKSQIMKYKAICNLAMSRNSGDDAILFGGVRCTFWALGESLKPGGFVINFVMAAFCYHLYSQPSGHLDVSKCHYFFSSISDQLLKDSDVANEDILNKAFTRTSKSRPLYCSNLLFFPCLYDEHWFVFVVDIKDRSFVFLDSYYGLQDEYQVEMRDKLISNFKFWWKKFGLIDMGFHGYTVSYHFVPKQAANNLSDSGIFAMMFLEHWKSPRSSIFTLFKESDIPNLRIKFANDLVFSAKNTGRKDLVTSYQFEDDQDV
- the LOC8080432 gene encoding uncharacterized protein LOC8080432 isoform X2 → MFVVLSVILELRCHVLQCPYSSEDLFSVWYKMETRGRKKRRVEDVCSQDEFVDLEGSQSDDVVCSQYANDDSFLNKSSSDVELFSVDSSSDDSGPQRFNKTLYKECLKDFNRIRALKRKMYLALVSQSKKKKSSSHSSGGFTRQSLSEFSSVITSMSEAKKDVIRRYGFGSLLLFDKCFVPKKFTKWLASLIESKSGDLIVNGKVISLTAKSMNLVLGIPVSGTPFPSNYSAGRAIVLSKIDKTSLPQVSFFADKLTADDLTDDLVLICFLVVALHCFLCPNSNLVPSPRYLGIFEDLEHMSSFDWSGFVLRWLLDGVKSFNKVKKVGQKSSGTLGGCMFYLAVIYLDHVDFSHRHVSESFPRIAVWKQNMIKDFSDLDVKTPSGYGMRPLLDFEKTCYHKALHSHQESGAEFSDGAEFLTKLEEACGCHVPDSLKASLLEVIEDHCNSCLPSIPIDLVSLGALPVELKTMFSKLMNHVYSFKQNSEELVIKVLKEFADYESSSDPPTVSPVMASASKNVNAIHEPHDSQVNVEKDKRASLAKDTVVSPVSSPLGCQGVVGVAPSSSSKCVPSCLKKQIKFGSDVAPTQPYDPLPKSVQPCHLVGKSSSNSLPSHVVEDVIHVAIDHDSDVLAGAINSQDHLIPGQIVMQTLPFSDDESPHITPELSKKLPPISQLKSSSKAGSSVGLPINVSSPEVTIVGSRSLSQKLMSMGKKSEALYDSKLQSSRSGLVTPRPSVSKVHGYPSVIGNQFSRSSSKSDFKISESSTGGKVPLHGPRRVVKPSHYVSDEFEIQRVKFKVSKSQIMKYKAICNLAMSRNSGDDAILFGGVRCTFWALGESLKPGGFVINFVMAAFCYHLYSQPSGHLDVSKCHYFFSSISLLKDSDVANEDILNKAFTRTSKSRPLYCSNLLFFPCLYDEHWFVFVVDIKDRSFVFLDSYYGLQDEYQVEMRDKLISNFKFWWKKFGLIDMGFHGYTVSYHFVPKQAANNLSDSGIFAMMFLEHWKSPRSSIFTLFKESDIPNLRIKFANDLVFSAKNTGRKDLVTSYQFEDDQDV